One Tunturibacter gelidoferens genomic region harbors:
- a CDS encoding Cys/Met metabolism pyridoxal-phosphate-dependent protein — MTSISPLAAMAQQKASAQQTITHEGTETDNLFTRIGVRPIVNGRGTFTIISGSRSMPEVKQAMYDASFYFVHLDELMDAVGKELGQLTGAEWGIATTGCEAAIALATIACIAGTDPEKSQALPYIKARDQVIIPKHSRNPYDFGVRMTGVEIVEVNSAEQLRSKLSERTAMIYILSGPDAEQGPLSIPNICTMAMEKGVPVFVDAAAEEPLVPNIHIQHGASLVGYSGGKCMRGPQSSGMLIGQKDLCRAAYFQAAPHHNYGRAYKCSKEEVMGLLAAVRQWYKRDHAAEQQEWLSWLQYIERRVKRLPSVTTEYLQPEDLSNRSPRLRIKWDANVLKITGTELVTRLDAGTPRILVDGGTGTRPAHMASSITIMPYMMDPGEDHIIADAIYEGLTKPGHYEDPVIPTGAPAQVNGKWAIAIQYSRGVGEQHFVLEQSGETLTGRQQGELYKADLKGTIHANQLELHSNMTVSGNTIPWAFRGMVEGNTVSGTVSMGEYGDASWKATRV; from the coding sequence GTGACTTCAATATCACCTCTGGCTGCAATGGCGCAGCAAAAGGCATCTGCTCAACAGACGATTACGCATGAAGGCACAGAGACCGACAATCTCTTTACCCGCATCGGCGTACGTCCTATCGTGAACGGCCGTGGCACGTTCACCATTATCAGTGGCTCACGATCTATGCCTGAGGTGAAACAGGCGATGTACGATGCATCGTTTTACTTCGTTCATCTCGACGAGCTTATGGATGCTGTCGGCAAAGAGCTGGGGCAGCTGACAGGAGCGGAGTGGGGGATTGCTACGACAGGATGTGAAGCGGCCATTGCACTCGCTACGATTGCATGTATCGCTGGAACCGATCCGGAGAAGTCTCAGGCACTTCCTTACATCAAGGCGCGCGATCAGGTCATCATTCCTAAACATTCCCGAAATCCTTACGACTTCGGCGTTCGCATGACGGGAGTAGAGATCGTTGAAGTGAATTCCGCAGAGCAGCTTCGCAGCAAGCTTTCAGAGCGAACTGCGATGATCTATATCCTATCCGGACCTGATGCAGAGCAGGGCCCGCTGAGTATCCCCAATATCTGCACAATGGCAATGGAAAAGGGCGTTCCCGTCTTCGTGGATGCCGCCGCTGAGGAGCCGCTTGTTCCTAACATCCATATTCAGCATGGTGCTTCGCTAGTCGGCTACTCGGGAGGCAAGTGTATGCGCGGACCACAATCTTCCGGAATGCTTATCGGACAGAAAGATCTGTGCCGGGCGGCTTACTTTCAGGCAGCGCCACATCATAATTACGGTCGTGCGTATAAGTGCAGCAAGGAAGAAGTGATGGGCCTCCTGGCTGCGGTGCGCCAATGGTACAAACGCGACCATGCGGCAGAACAACAGGAGTGGCTCTCCTGGCTTCAGTACATCGAGAGACGAGTGAAGAGGCTTCCTTCGGTAACGACCGAGTACCTGCAGCCGGAAGATCTCTCTAACCGCTCACCGCGTCTCCGAATAAAGTGGGACGCAAACGTTTTGAAGATTACGGGTACTGAGCTTGTTACGCGTCTTGATGCGGGTACACCAAGAATTCTTGTCGATGGCGGCACCGGCACTCGCCCTGCTCACATGGCCAGTTCGATCACTATCATGCCGTACATGATGGATCCCGGAGAAGACCACATCATCGCGGATGCGATCTACGAAGGCCTTACCAAACCTGGCCACTATGAAGATCCCGTGATTCCGACTGGAGCCCCTGCACAAGTAAATGGGAAGTGGGCCATTGCGATTCAATATTCGCGTGGAGTCGGGGAGCAACACTTCGTTCTTGAACAAAGCGGAGAGACGCTTACGGGTAGACAGCAGGGTGAACTCTACAAAGCCGATCTGAAAGGTACTATTCATGCCAACCAGCTTGAGTTACACAGCAATATGACTGTTAGCGGAAACACAATTCCGTGGGCATTTCGTGGAATGGTTGAGGGCAATACAGTCTCTGGAACTGTCAGTATGGGAGAGTACGGAGACGCAAGCTGGAAGGCTACTCGGGTCTGA
- a CDS encoding amidohydrolase/deacetylase family metallohydrolase, with the protein MPAYDLLLSNGHVLDDKNHLDAIMDVAIKDGRVAKVAAHIPGTDALKTIDVKGLYVTPGLIDLHVHVYAGTGERNSYAGDNSVPPDGFTFRVGVTTVVDAGCSGWRNFEDFKDRIIDRSKTRVFAMLNIVGSGMRGGKYEQNTADMDGVATAAMALKYPDTIVGIKTAHFEGPEWTPVEQAVIAGIRANIPVMVDFGVDRPSRPILDLMTQKLRPGDIYTHMYSGLRHEQDPVTLGPSKALIEGRKRGIYFDVGQGGGSFKWSLAVPMIKDGFIPDSISTDLHITSMNAAMKDELNVADKIMAVGVPLKEVVAEMTSHPAREIRHEELGNLSEGSIADIAVLRLEKGKFGFTDMVDKRLDGNQKLVCELTIKDGKIVYDLNGISATLWTAKPDANEKEAYRWSTFAPRHAEASTDTEH; encoded by the coding sequence TTGCCGGCCTACGATCTGCTACTGAGCAACGGTCATGTCCTCGATGACAAGAACCACCTCGACGCCATTATGGACGTCGCAATCAAAGACGGTCGAGTTGCAAAGGTTGCCGCGCACATTCCCGGAACCGATGCGCTAAAGACCATTGACGTTAAGGGACTGTATGTCACCCCCGGACTCATTGACCTTCACGTTCATGTCTACGCGGGCACGGGTGAGCGTAACTCCTATGCCGGCGACAACAGCGTTCCGCCGGATGGCTTCACCTTCCGTGTGGGCGTAACGACCGTGGTCGACGCGGGTTGCTCTGGCTGGCGTAACTTCGAAGACTTCAAGGACCGCATCATCGATCGTTCGAAGACTAGAGTCTTTGCGATGCTCAATATCGTCGGTTCAGGAATGCGCGGGGGTAAGTACGAACAGAACACCGCTGACATGGACGGAGTGGCAACCGCGGCGATGGCTCTCAAGTATCCCGACACGATCGTCGGAATCAAGACCGCACACTTTGAAGGCCCAGAATGGACGCCAGTCGAGCAGGCTGTTATCGCCGGGATCCGCGCAAACATTCCCGTTATGGTTGACTTCGGTGTCGATCGCCCAAGTCGTCCGATTCTCGATCTAATGACCCAGAAGCTTCGTCCTGGCGATATATACACCCACATGTACTCTGGCCTTCGCCATGAGCAGGATCCCGTCACGCTGGGTCCGAGCAAAGCTCTCATCGAGGGTCGCAAGCGTGGTATCTACTTCGACGTTGGCCAAGGAGGTGGCAGCTTCAAGTGGTCGCTCGCAGTTCCTATGATCAAGGATGGATTTATCCCCGATTCCATTTCGACCGATTTACACATCACCAGTATGAACGCGGCTATGAAAGACGAGCTGAACGTTGCCGATAAGATCATGGCCGTGGGCGTGCCTCTCAAGGAGGTCGTTGCGGAAATGACCTCTCATCCTGCCCGGGAGATTCGCCATGAAGAGCTCGGGAATCTCTCTGAAGGCTCGATTGCGGACATCGCGGTGCTTCGTCTGGAAAAGGGAAAGTTCGGATTCACCGACATGGTGGACAAGCGCCTCGATGGCAACCAGAAGCTTGTCTGTGAGCTCACCATCAAGGATGGAAAGATCGTGTACGACCTAAATGGAATTAGCGCCACGCTATGGACGGCGAAGCCGGACGCTAACGAAAAAGAGGCGTACCGCTGGAGCACCTTCGCACCTCGCCACGCAGAGGCAAGTACAGACACCGAACATTAA
- a CDS encoding glycoside hydrolase family 3 C-terminal domain-containing protein — protein sequence MEPITKRVGLLNVFGETRSMWLRLVSAFFLVLSLMPFGSFAQSSKQLPYLDSYLSNDERVNDLVSRMTLDEKVAQLINTAPAIPRLNLPAYDYWSEGLHGVARSGYATLFPQAIGMAATWDAPLIHQISTAISIEARAKYNEAVRLNIHSIYYGLTIWSPNINIFRDPRWGRGQETYGEDPFLTGRLGVAFVEGLQGDNPDYLRAIATPKHYAVHSGPESTRHSANVDPSPHDLWDTYLPAFRATITEAKAASIMCAYNSINDYPACANKYLLQSILRDDWSFKGFVTSDCGAIDDFYEMTAHHTSPSKEAAAVAGIEAGTDTNCGDTYLALTEALKKHLISELQIDVSLKRLLLARYRLGLFDDAFKVPYAAIPFSEVNSPSHKEVAKTAARESMVLLKNDSSFLPLNLNTRTIAVVGPNAASLAAIEGNYNAIAEDAKLPVDAIAAEFRNSRILYAQGSPYADQVPLPIPRTVFHPSKSATENGLKGEYFSGDIFEGNPVTTRIDKAIDFDWNSASPTPGVPSNSFAVRWSGTITAPQTGDLSLTMHFGDCYPCTGHEQFKIFVDGKLIAGDSLSGSNSNSDLHFRLNFVDTDPHDFKVEYIHHAPLRGADLSLEWTPQSSYLRKEAVAIAQKSEVIVAFVGLSPNLEGEEMPLHVEGFSGGDRTDIKLPAAQQELLEALTATGKPLVVVLMNGSALSVNWAHEHAKAILEAWYPGEAGSEAIAETLSGQNNPGGRLPVTFYAGVEQLPAFDDYSMANRTYRYFKGKPLYGFGYGLSYTTFSYQNLRLSSSNLKAGDSLTAEADVKNTGIREGDEVAELYLISPHSSVSPNLALAGFTRLHLKPGETMHVTFTLDCRILSQVDDKGNRAVVPGSYVVAVGGAQPADSRLVKTAAFSVQGTLTLPR from the coding sequence ATGGAACCGATCACCAAGAGGGTAGGATTGCTTAATGTCTTTGGAGAAACTCGTTCTATGTGGCTGCGCTTGGTCTCCGCTTTTTTTCTCGTGTTAAGTCTTATGCCTTTTGGCTCGTTCGCGCAATCGTCAAAGCAGCTTCCTTATCTGGATTCCTACCTTTCCAACGATGAGCGAGTCAACGACCTCGTGTCACGCATGACACTCGACGAGAAAGTCGCTCAACTCATCAACACTGCGCCAGCAATCCCACGTCTTAATCTTCCTGCCTATGACTATTGGAGTGAAGGTCTTCATGGCGTTGCCCGTTCCGGATACGCCACACTCTTTCCTCAGGCTATCGGTATGGCCGCCACGTGGGACGCTCCACTCATACACCAGATCTCAACAGCCATATCCATCGAAGCACGCGCTAAATACAACGAAGCCGTACGCCTTAACATTCATTCCATTTACTACGGTCTCACTATCTGGTCGCCGAATATCAATATCTTCCGCGATCCGAGGTGGGGCCGCGGCCAGGAAACTTACGGGGAAGATCCCTTCCTTACCGGGCGTCTGGGCGTAGCGTTCGTCGAAGGTCTACAGGGAGATAATCCAGATTATTTGAGGGCAATCGCTACTCCTAAGCACTACGCCGTACACAGCGGTCCAGAATCCACACGTCACAGCGCCAACGTTGATCCCTCACCTCACGATCTGTGGGATACCTATCTTCCCGCCTTCCGGGCCACCATTACCGAAGCCAAAGCCGCTTCGATCATGTGCGCCTATAACTCGATCAACGACTATCCTGCCTGCGCAAACAAGTACCTCCTCCAAAGCATTCTTCGCGACGACTGGTCCTTCAAAGGCTTCGTCACCTCTGATTGCGGGGCCATCGACGACTTCTATGAAATGACCGCACATCATACCTCGCCGAGCAAGGAGGCAGCAGCTGTCGCAGGCATTGAAGCCGGCACAGACACAAACTGCGGCGATACCTATCTCGCCCTCACCGAAGCTCTGAAAAAACATCTCATTAGCGAATTGCAAATCGATGTTTCCCTCAAGCGGCTGCTCCTTGCGCGCTACCGCCTCGGCCTTTTCGATGACGCTTTCAAGGTTCCTTATGCTGCAATTCCCTTCTCTGAAGTGAACTCCCCCTCCCACAAAGAAGTGGCTAAAACCGCGGCCAGGGAGTCAATGGTGCTACTAAAGAACGACTCTTCTTTTCTACCGCTCAACCTGAACACTCGCACAATTGCCGTTGTAGGACCTAATGCGGCTTCTTTGGCGGCCATAGAAGGCAACTACAACGCAATTGCCGAAGACGCGAAACTTCCGGTGGACGCCATCGCCGCTGAGTTTAGAAACTCAAGGATTCTCTACGCTCAGGGCTCGCCGTACGCAGACCAGGTGCCTCTGCCTATTCCTCGCACCGTCTTTCATCCCAGCAAATCAGCCACAGAAAACGGACTAAAGGGTGAGTACTTTTCCGGGGACATCTTTGAAGGTAACCCTGTAACGACCCGTATTGACAAAGCAATTGACTTCGATTGGAACTCCGCCTCACCGACGCCCGGTGTGCCCTCCAACAGCTTTGCCGTCCGCTGGAGCGGAACCATCACAGCCCCTCAAACGGGGGACCTTTCGCTCACTATGCACTTTGGTGACTGCTATCCCTGCACGGGACATGAGCAATTTAAGATCTTTGTCGATGGAAAACTCATTGCAGGTGACTCTCTGTCAGGGAGTAACTCGAATTCGGATTTGCACTTTCGGTTGAATTTCGTGGACACCGATCCACATGACTTTAAGGTCGAGTACATTCATCATGCTCCCCTCCGTGGCGCAGACCTCTCACTCGAGTGGACCCCACAGTCTTCCTATCTACGAAAAGAAGCCGTCGCTATCGCTCAGAAATCTGAAGTCATTGTTGCGTTTGTAGGTTTATCTCCCAATCTTGAGGGTGAAGAGATGCCTCTCCATGTCGAAGGTTTCTCGGGCGGAGACCGCACCGACATCAAGCTTCCCGCTGCGCAGCAAGAACTTCTGGAAGCCCTCACGGCAACCGGCAAGCCGCTGGTGGTCGTTCTCATGAACGGGTCTGCTCTCTCCGTAAATTGGGCTCATGAGCATGCCAAAGCCATCCTCGAAGCCTGGTACCCCGGTGAAGCCGGATCGGAAGCAATTGCTGAAACACTAAGCGGGCAGAACAACCCCGGTGGGCGTCTTCCCGTGACCTTCTACGCTGGGGTCGAACAACTGCCCGCCTTTGATGACTATTCCATGGCCAACCGAACTTATCGTTACTTCAAGGGCAAACCGCTTTATGGTTTCGGGTATGGCCTTAGCTACACCACTTTTTCTTATCAAAACCTCAGGCTCTCTAGTTCAAACCTCAAGGCCGGTGACTCCCTTACAGCTGAAGCCGATGTAAAGAACACAGGCATTCGAGAGGGGGACGAAGTTGCGGAACTCTATCTGATATCACCTCACTCCTCGGTGTCCCCCAACCTTGCCCTCGCCGGTTTCACGCGCCTACACCTAAAACCCGGCGAGACGATGCATGTCACTTTTACTCTTGATTGTCGCATCCTTTCCCAAGTAGACGATAAGGGCAATCGAGCTGTTGTTCCTGGTAGTTATGTTGTTGCGGTAGGCGGAGCTCAACCTGCTGACAGCCGTCTTGTAAAAACCGCAGCCTTCAGCGTGCAAGGTACGCTAACGCTTCCACGCTAA